AGGACCGCACCCCCTGGCGCGCCGCTTGGGAAGCGCGGCAGCCCGCCGCTTCGCTGGTGCCGCTGGTGGTGCCGGACGGCGAGCTTTCCGACGCCCAGGCGATCAGAGGCGAGGACGCGATCGCGGGCAATTCGGAGGCGCTCGCCCGTATCGCGCAGGCCTATAAGGCCGGCGGAGTCGTGGTCGCCCGCACCGACATGCCGGCGAACGGTCCCGACCCGGCGCGCGGCCTGACGGTGGACGTCACCCGCTATGGGCTGGACGGCAACCGCGAGAACCAGACGGTGCAGGTGAAGGGCGGCGGCAGTGCCGACGAACTGATGAACCGTGCGGTCGCGGCGGTCGGCACCCAGATCGACGATTCGTGGCGGCGCGAGCACACCACCGCCACCGGACCGGAGCAGAACACCATCGTCAGCGTGCCGCTGACCGCGGTGAACGACTGGGTGGAAACGCGCAAGCGACTGTCCGCCGTTCCCGCGGTGAGCCGCACCAGCCTGATGTCGATCAGCCGCAACGAGGCGCTCGTCACCCTGACCTATCGCGGCGATCCCGAGCAGCTGGCCCAGGCGCTCGCCCGCCAGGATCTCGGATTCGCGCGGTCGGCCGCCGCGCCCGCCGGCTATCCGCCGGCCTATCCGGGGGCGCCGCTGCCGGTGCAGTCGGCCGACTGGCAGCTGACCCTGCTGCCGCGCGGGTCGGGTGCGGCGTCGGCCGGTGCGGTTCCTTCCGCGGCCTCGCCGATGGCGTCGCCGACCTCGCTGGCGCCGTCGGCGCCGATGGGCGCCGGCAATATGGGCGCCGGTGCTCCGGCCGCAATGGGCGCCCCGCCGCGCAACCTGGGCACGCTGCCGGCCAAGAGCCAGCCGTGAGCGTTCCCAACATCATCACGTTCCTGCGCATCGTGGCGGTTCCGGCCGCGATGTACATGATCCTGATCGGCAACATGGAATGGGCCTTCGCCCTGTTCGTCGCCGCCGGTCTGTCCGATGCGCTGGACGGCGCCATCGCCCGCATGTTCCGCGCGCGCACGGTGCTGGGCGGCTATCTCGATCCGTTGGCCGACAAGGCGCTGATCGTCGGGGTGTATGTGGCGCTGGCCTGGGTCGGCGCGATCCCACTGTGGCTGGCGATGATGGTGGTGTTCCGAGACATCATGATCATCGGCGGCGTCATCCTGCTGTTCACGCTGAAAGAGACACTGGCGATGCAGCCGCTCTACATCAGCAAGGTGAACACGGTGGTGCAGATCGCGCTGGCCGCGGCGATTCTGGCGCCGCCGGCGCTGGGACTGCCGGACATCCACCTGTACGGCTGGGCGCTGGTCGATGTGCTGGTGTACGCCTGTACGGTGACGACGGTGCTGTCGGGTCTGCTGTACGCGCGGCGCGGCGCC
The Azospirillum sp. TSA2s DNA segment above includes these coding regions:
- a CDS encoding DUF2066 domain-containing protein, encoding MLHRRRAPLLAGLAAMSTALVLTMTGPAGAQTGSPPPAAVSSAADPFAVSGVQVDISGGNPTTIRDQAIREAQAKAWAELYGRLVPGGGNPPRLSDNQIARMVQGFEIDEEKVSATRYVGAITVRFRPNAVRDALGQSGGATQYVEPPSRPFVILPVTQSDGRVILWQDRTPWRAAWEARQPAASLVPLVVPDGELSDAQAIRGEDAIAGNSEALARIAQAYKAGGVVVARTDMPANGPDPARGLTVDVTRYGLDGNRENQTVQVKGGGSADELMNRAVAAVGTQIDDSWRREHTTATGPEQNTIVSVPLTAVNDWVETRKRLSAVPAVSRTSLMSISRNEALVTLTYRGDPEQLAQALARQDLGFARSAAAPAGYPPAYPGAPLPVQSADWQLTLLPRGSGAASAGAVPSAASPMASPTSLAPSAPMGAGNMGAGAPAAMGAPPRNLGTLPAKSQP
- a CDS encoding CDP-alcohol phosphatidyltransferase family protein; its protein translation is MSVPNIITFLRIVAVPAAMYMILIGNMEWAFALFVAAGLSDALDGAIARMFRARTVLGGYLDPLADKALIVGVYVALAWVGAIPLWLAMMVVFRDIMIIGGVILLFTLKETLAMQPLYISKVNTVVQIALAAAILAPPALGLPDIHLYGWALVDVLVYACTVTTVLSGLLYARRGALLFNRLGGVP